In one Umezawaea sp. Da 62-37 genomic region, the following are encoded:
- a CDS encoding DUF1062 domain-containing protein has protein sequence MSELRNTRVPAADGAPEVDRKALWVVRELGLPAIVKSCVACRSARHHPTGKVRVNASGKLLDVWMLISCELCDRTSKITVHERVHVRTLDHERLVMFENNDPAVVRQLVMDTALAGRTGYRLDWTGTWELETDLPFHELDEPVSLEVVVRFELPAPVRVEKLLTAGFGLSRPAVRGMVESGRIRLPVAVDAKVRGDFGFFVVTSSSS, from the coding sequence ATGAGTGAACTCCGCAACACCCGTGTGCCCGCTGCTGACGGCGCACCCGAAGTCGACCGGAAAGCGCTGTGGGTGGTGCGGGAGCTGGGGCTCCCCGCCATCGTCAAGTCCTGCGTGGCGTGCAGGTCCGCGCGCCACCACCCGACCGGGAAGGTGCGGGTGAACGCGAGCGGGAAGCTGCTCGACGTCTGGATGCTGATCAGCTGCGAGCTGTGCGACCGCACGTCGAAGATCACCGTCCACGAACGCGTCCACGTGCGGACGCTGGACCACGAGCGGCTGGTGATGTTCGAGAACAACGATCCCGCCGTGGTGCGGCAGCTGGTGATGGACACGGCGTTGGCGGGCCGGACCGGGTACCGGCTCGACTGGACCGGGACGTGGGAGCTGGAGACGGACCTGCCGTTCCACGAGCTGGACGAGCCGGTCTCGCTCGAGGTCGTGGTCAGGTTCGAGCTCCCGGCGCCCGTCCGGGTCGAGAAGCTGCTGACGGCCGGGTTCGGGTTGAGCAGGCCCGCGGTGAGGGGAATGGTCGAGTCCGGGCGGATCCGCCTGCCCGTGGCCGTCGACGCGAAGGTGCGCGGGGACTTCGGCTTCTTCGTCGTCACCAGCTCGTCGTCGTGA
- a CDS encoding VOC family protein → MTTTRLDPNLALGAVELTVADLDRSLDYYTRSIGLLVLDREPGGARVGVPGRVLAVLRERPGAGLPPASSPGLSHFAPQVPTRADLARFVAHYTARHTEHQLTDHTVAHSCYVVDPDGHCVEVTCARPREQWRWQGDQPAVVADPLRLEDFAAEPGADEPFTGLPAGTEMGHVQLKVTDAELKATEPFYTDLLGFDVQARLGTMFLAVGVTEHRALLVFTNRFGTTESEQAPEDTAHLVGVDLLLPATRDVRALAERLDAAGHPHELSATALEVRDPSGNLLRFKANAA, encoded by the coding sequence ATGACGACCACGCGACTCGACCCGAACCTGGCCCTCGGCGCCGTCGAGCTGACGGTCGCGGACCTCGACCGCAGCCTGGACTACTACACGCGGTCCATCGGTCTGCTGGTGCTCGACCGCGAGCCGGGCGGCGCGCGAGTGGGAGTGCCCGGACGGGTGCTCGCGGTCCTGCGCGAACGCCCCGGCGCGGGTCTTCCGCCCGCCTCCAGTCCCGGTCTCAGCCACTTCGCGCCCCAGGTGCCGACCCGCGCCGACCTGGCGCGGTTCGTCGCGCACTACACGGCCCGGCACACCGAACACCAGCTGACGGACCACACCGTCGCGCACTCGTGCTACGTCGTGGACCCGGACGGCCACTGCGTGGAGGTGACCTGCGCCCGTCCGCGCGAGCAGTGGCGCTGGCAGGGCGATCAGCCCGCGGTCGTGGCGGACCCGTTGCGGCTGGAGGACTTCGCCGCCGAACCCGGAGCGGACGAGCCGTTCACCGGACTGCCCGCGGGGACGGAGATGGGGCACGTCCAGCTCAAGGTCACCGACGCCGAACTCAAGGCCACCGAACCCTTCTACACCGATCTGCTCGGGTTCGACGTCCAGGCGCGGCTGGGGACGATGTTCCTCGCCGTCGGCGTGACCGAGCACCGCGCCCTGCTCGTGTTCACGAACCGCTTCGGCACCACCGAATCCGAGCAGGCGCCCGAGGACACCGCGCACCTCGTCGGCGTCGACCTGCTGCTGCCCGCGACGCGGGACGTGCGCGCGCTCGCCGAACGGCTGGACGCGGCAGGCCATCCCCACGAGCTTTCGGCGACCGCGCTGGAAGTGCGCGACCCGTCGGGGAACCTGTTGCGGTTCAAGGCGAACGCGGCCTGA
- a CDS encoding GNAT family N-acetyltransferase, producing MAIVLGKPGADGLGGAVDVLREWQHDGAPMQLHPGDLGWFWRFGAEATAAAVRTWSRDGRIVAVGLLDGPDLLRMTTAPDVRRDEELARRLVEDMAGPERGVLPAGKVFVEAPRDALVQELLFERGWGVGEPWTPLRRGLEEVVEGVGVRVEVVGSERVRARVAVHRGAFEGARFTEEWWEVMAGGPAYEDGRCLVAYDERGDAVAGVTVWSAGVGRPGLIEPMGVRRDHRRRGFGRAITVAAAGALREMGACSAVVCTPSSNVGGVAAYEAAGFVGMGEVRDRCREG from the coding sequence ATGGCGATCGTGTTGGGCAAGCCGGGAGCGGACGGGCTGGGCGGGGCTGTGGACGTGCTGCGGGAGTGGCAGCACGACGGGGCGCCGATGCAGCTGCACCCCGGCGACCTGGGGTGGTTCTGGCGGTTCGGGGCGGAGGCGACGGCCGCGGCGGTCCGGACCTGGAGTCGGGACGGGCGGATCGTCGCCGTCGGGCTGCTGGACGGGCCCGACCTGTTGCGGATGACCACCGCGCCGGACGTGCGGCGGGACGAGGAGTTGGCGCGGCGGCTGGTCGAGGACATGGCCGGGCCGGAGCGCGGGGTGTTGCCCGCGGGGAAGGTGTTCGTGGAGGCGCCGAGGGACGCGTTGGTGCAGGAGTTGTTGTTCGAGCGGGGGTGGGGGGTGGGTGAGCCGTGGACGCCGTTGCGGCGTGGTCTTGAGGAGGTTGTGGAGGGGGTTGGGGTGAGGGTGGAGGTGGTGGGGTCTGAGCGGGTGCGGGCGCGGGTTGCCGTGCATCGGGGGGCGTTCGAGGGGGCGAGGTTCACGGAGGAGTGGTGGGAGGTGATGGCGGGTGGGCCTGCGTATGAGGATGGGCGGTGTTTGGTGGCTTATGACGAGCGGGGGGATGCGGTGGCTGGGGTGACGGTGTGGTCGGCCGGGGTGGGGAGACCGGGGTTGATCGAGCCGATGGGGGTGCGTCGGGATCATCGGAGGCGCGGGTTCGGGAGGGCGATCACGGTGGCCGCGGCGGGGGCGTTGAGGGAGATGGGGGCGTGCAGTGCGGTGGTTTGCACGCCTAGTTCGAATGTGGGGGGTGTTGCGGCTTATGAGGCGGCTGGGTTTGTGGGGATGGGGGAGGTTCGGGATCGGTGTCGGGAGGGTTAG
- a CDS encoding DHA2 family efflux MFS transporter permease subunit — protein sequence MSSTIEKPVRAPEAEQPPRLSHRQIVTILSGLVCGMFLAALDQTIVGTAIVRIANDLDGFDLQAWVSTAYLITSTIVTPIYGKLSDIYGRKPFYLVAITIFVAGSLASTFAQSMYELAAFRAVQGLGAGGLMSLAMTIIGDIVPPRERSRYQGYIMTVFGLSTVLGPVLGGLFAGFDSLGGVAGWRWVFLINVPIGIIALLVVAKVLNVPHQRHDHRIDWWGALTLVVAVVPFLVVAEQGQKWGWDDEKAIYCYAVGGVGVLAFILVERVMKDAALIPLRLFRNSTFSLAILGSVIVGVAMFGAITMMPQFLQVVQGYSPTKSGLLMLPLMMGIMISSILSGLVTSKTGRYKVFAILGTVMIAGGAFLFAQVEHDSGLWHPLLAAAVIGLGLGQCMQTLVLAAQNAVPRSDMGASTASATFFRQIGGTAGVALFLTILFNVLPGNITKALGAAAPTGSGSGPLDLSSNTSGIQDLPEAIRTPVLIGFTESITTVFYVAGAVALLATLVLLAMKEIPLADPGTAPPPVEPTQAVDPVEPAAAVVQDDDEPALIGGWLPSSGEPESDDHETPPITTAGLPVTASNGDHFQDTPPVIPHRRPLNRFDGAFDLPTRERGQDAHGAPVTGHVRRQDGTHVPGAAVALLDQRGRQVSRGTGAPDGSYSVPTHGPGGYVLIVSAHGHQPKAWNVVVGDGPETVDVTLVGAGELTGTVKITATGAPLANATVTLIDSRGEVNAASISTAEGAYAFSQVGAGVYTLVVSASGYRSDAVTLTMPDKGLLRHDIGLTGSVQLSGTARTEDDRIVADARITVLDGKGEVAATARTDSQGKYVVHDLPAGAYTVIASGYPPVSSEVLLADGEADHDVHLTHDHT from the coding sequence ATGAGTTCCACGATCGAGAAGCCGGTCCGCGCGCCCGAGGCGGAGCAGCCGCCGCGGCTGAGCCACCGCCAGATCGTCACGATCCTCAGCGGCCTGGTGTGCGGCATGTTCCTCGCGGCGCTCGACCAGACCATCGTCGGCACCGCGATCGTCCGGATCGCCAACGACCTGGACGGCTTCGACCTCCAGGCCTGGGTGAGCACGGCGTACCTGATCACCTCGACGATCGTCACGCCGATCTACGGCAAGCTGTCCGACATCTACGGCCGCAAGCCGTTCTACCTGGTCGCGATCACGATCTTCGTCGCCGGTTCGCTCGCCTCGACGTTCGCGCAGTCGATGTACGAGCTGGCCGCGTTCCGCGCGGTGCAGGGTCTCGGCGCGGGCGGGCTGATGTCGTTGGCGATGACCATCATCGGCGACATCGTCCCGCCGCGCGAACGCTCGCGCTACCAGGGCTACATCATGACCGTGTTCGGTCTGTCCACCGTGCTCGGTCCGGTGCTCGGCGGTCTCTTCGCGGGCTTCGACTCCCTCGGCGGTGTCGCGGGCTGGCGCTGGGTGTTCCTGATCAACGTCCCGATCGGGATCATCGCGCTGCTCGTGGTCGCCAAGGTGCTGAACGTGCCGCACCAGAGGCACGACCACCGGATCGACTGGTGGGGCGCGCTGACGCTGGTCGTCGCGGTCGTGCCGTTCCTGGTCGTCGCCGAGCAGGGCCAGAAGTGGGGCTGGGACGACGAGAAGGCGATCTACTGCTACGCCGTCGGCGGCGTCGGCGTCCTCGCCTTCATCCTGGTCGAACGGGTCATGAAGGACGCCGCGCTGATCCCCTTGCGGCTGTTCAGGAACTCGACGTTCAGCCTGGCGATCCTCGGCAGCGTCATCGTCGGCGTCGCGATGTTCGGCGCGATCACGATGATGCCCCAGTTCCTCCAGGTCGTGCAGGGGTACAGCCCGACCAAGTCCGGCCTGCTGATGCTGCCGCTCATGATGGGCATCATGATCAGCTCGATCCTCTCCGGCCTGGTCACCTCGAAAACGGGGCGCTACAAGGTCTTCGCGATCCTCGGCACCGTGATGATCGCGGGCGGCGCCTTCCTCTTCGCGCAGGTCGAGCACGACTCGGGACTGTGGCACCCGCTGCTCGCCGCGGCCGTCATCGGCCTCGGTCTCGGCCAGTGCATGCAGACCCTGGTCCTCGCCGCGCAGAACGCGGTTCCGCGCAGCGACATGGGCGCTTCCACCGCGTCGGCCACGTTCTTCCGCCAGATCGGTGGCACCGCCGGTGTCGCGCTGTTCCTGACCATCCTGTTCAACGTGCTGCCCGGCAACATCACCAAGGCGCTCGGCGCCGCCGCGCCCACGGGATCCGGCAGCGGACCCCTCGACCTGTCGAGCAACACCAGCGGCATCCAGGACCTGCCCGAAGCGATCAGGACCCCGGTGCTGATCGGCTTCACCGAGTCGATCACCACCGTGTTCTACGTCGCGGGCGCGGTCGCGCTGCTGGCCACCCTGGTACTGCTGGCCATGAAGGAAATCCCGCTCGCCGACCCCGGCACCGCCCCACCGCCCGTCGAACCCACCCAGGCCGTCGACCCGGTCGAACCCGCCGCCGCCGTCGTCCAGGACGACGACGAGCCCGCCCTGATCGGCGGCTGGCTCCCCTCCTCGGGCGAACCGGAGTCCGACGACCACGAGACCCCGCCGATCACGACCGCCGGCCTCCCGGTGACCGCCTCCAACGGCGACCACTTCCAGGACACCCCGCCCGTCATCCCCCACCGCCGCCCGCTCAACCGCTTCGACGGCGCCTTCGACCTCCCCACCAGGGAGCGCGGCCAGGACGCCCACGGCGCCCCGGTGACCGGCCACGTGCGCAGGCAGGACGGCACCCACGTCCCCGGCGCGGCCGTCGCCCTGCTCGACCAACGCGGCCGCCAGGTCTCCCGCGGCACCGGAGCCCCCGACGGCAGCTACTCCGTCCCCACCCACGGCCCCGGCGGCTACGTCCTCATCGTGTCCGCCCACGGCCACCAACCCAAGGCCTGGAACGTCGTCGTCGGCGACGGCCCCGAAACCGTCGACGTCACGCTGGTCGGCGCGGGCGAACTGACCGGCACCGTCAAGATCACCGCGACCGGCGCACCGCTCGCGAACGCGACCGTCACCCTCATCGACTCCCGCGGCGAGGTGAACGCCGCCTCCATCAGCACCGCAGAGGGCGCCTACGCCTTCTCACAGGTCGGAGCAGGCGTCTACACCCTGGTCGTCAGCGCGTCCGGCTACCGCTCGGACGCCGTGACGCTCACCATGCCCGACAAGGGCCTGCTGCGCCACGACATCGGCCTCACCGGCTCGGTGCAGCTATCGGGCACCGCCCGAACCGAGGACGACAGGATCGTTGCCGACGCCCGAATCACGGTCCTCGACGGCAAGGGCGAAGTCGCGGCAACGGCACGAACCGACAGCCAGGGCAAGTACGTCGTGCACGACCTACCCGCAGGCGCCTACACCGTCATCGCCAGCGGCTACCCACCCGTCAGCAGCGAAGTGCTCCTGGCCGACGGCGAAGCAGACCACGACGTCCACCTGACCCACGACCACACCTAA
- a CDS encoding TetR/AcrR family transcriptional regulator C-terminal domain-containing protein, with protein MPPRDPFRVSEVASRRTGLAKPPLSRDAIVEEALRQFTSDDGGGVTLRKIANALDTGPASLYAYVDDMAELQALVLDRALEAVEVDRAGGPWRERLEALLGSYVRVLMASPALARMAFRTTAVGPNALRVAEAVLELLAEAGVDRLTAAWALDMLTTFVTAVAAEHADGPDPTAPEGPVVQAIDRVPASGYPRVHAAREDLLSGTGEERFAWSLDVLVRGILSRAQA; from the coding sequence GTGCCCCCGCGTGATCCTTTCCGCGTCTCCGAGGTCGCGAGCCGCCGTACCGGTCTCGCGAAGCCGCCGCTGAGCCGGGACGCGATCGTCGAGGAGGCGCTGCGCCAGTTCACCTCGGACGACGGCGGCGGTGTGACCCTCCGCAAGATCGCTAACGCGCTCGACACGGGCCCCGCCTCGCTCTACGCCTACGTCGACGACATGGCCGAACTGCAGGCGCTGGTCCTCGACCGCGCGCTGGAGGCCGTGGAGGTCGACCGGGCCGGGGGGCCCTGGCGCGAACGCCTCGAAGCGCTCCTCGGCTCCTACGTCCGGGTCCTGATGGCCAGTCCGGCGCTCGCCCGGATGGCCTTCCGGACCACCGCCGTGGGGCCCAACGCGCTGCGCGTCGCCGAAGCCGTCCTCGAACTCCTCGCCGAAGCCGGTGTCGACCGGCTGACCGCGGCCTGGGCCCTCGACATGCTGACCACGTTCGTGACGGCGGTCGCGGCGGAACACGCCGATGGTCCGGACCCGACGGCGCCGGAAGGCCCGGTGGTCCAGGCGATCGACCGCGTTCCGGCGAGCGGGTACCCGCGGGTCCACGCCGCGCGGGAGGACCTGCTGTCCGGCACCGGCGAGGAGCGGTTCGCCTGGTCGCTGGACGTCCTCGTCCGCGGCATCCTCTCGCGCGCGCAGGCCTAG
- a CDS encoding MerR family transcriptional regulator, producing the protein MLTISQLAATAGVTVRAVRHYHHVGLLPEPERDASGYRRYSAQAAVDLIRIRTLADAGVPLARVDALLHARPAEFAAAITDIDAELRRRIDQLAEHRLRIAELAGGESLFLPPEVIAVLDRMRGLGVGERRVRLERDSWILMRALDPHVVPRRVRDKNADLDDPETIRLLLACDQAADWDPHDPRLDRLIDDMDAWEVEHARHGDRPRYLELVVSRISEASPAWQRVLTALAHRAGRRRAAGHDG; encoded by the coding sequence GTGCTCACGATCAGCCAGCTCGCGGCGACCGCAGGGGTGACCGTGCGCGCCGTCCGCCACTACCACCACGTCGGCCTGCTGCCCGAGCCCGAGCGCGACGCCTCCGGCTACCGCCGCTACAGCGCGCAGGCCGCGGTCGACCTCATCCGGATCAGGACCCTCGCCGACGCCGGGGTGCCGCTGGCCCGCGTCGACGCGCTGCTGCACGCGCGGCCCGCGGAGTTCGCCGCCGCCATCACCGACATCGACGCCGAGTTGCGGCGCAGGATCGACCAGCTCGCCGAGCACCGCCTGCGGATCGCCGAACTGGCGGGCGGCGAGAGCCTCTTCCTGCCTCCCGAGGTGATCGCCGTCCTCGACCGGATGCGCGGCCTCGGCGTCGGCGAACGGCGGGTGCGCCTCGAACGCGACTCGTGGATCCTGATGCGCGCGCTGGATCCGCACGTTGTGCCGCGACGGGTGCGGGACAAGAACGCCGACCTCGACGACCCCGAGACCATCCGCCTGCTCCTCGCCTGCGACCAGGCCGCGGACTGGGATCCGCACGACCCGCGCCTGGACCGGCTCATCGACGACATGGACGCGTGGGAGGTCGAACACGCGCGGCACGGCGACCGGCCGCGCTACCTGGAACTCGTCGTCTCCCGGATCTCCGAGGCGTCACCGGCGTGGCAGCGCGTCCTCACCGCGCTCGCCCACCGCGCCGGGCGGCGGCGTGCCGCCGGGCACGACGGCTGA
- a CDS encoding MarR family transcriptional regulator, which translates to MTPDSSARPKADLALADQLGHELVRFVRLVNRTKAQVIKQGPDGVDRMAYAILFTLIHEGPQRASWLAESLHSEISTISRQSSSLVQHGLLERQSDPQDGRACLLAPTAEGLRVFEENRKQRNQWLAEVLDDWSDDDRQNLNRLFGKLNAGIEKNSAQFADTAEVSQARGAST; encoded by the coding sequence ATGACTCCCGACAGCTCCGCGAGGCCGAAGGCCGACCTGGCGCTCGCCGACCAGCTCGGTCACGAGCTCGTGCGCTTCGTCCGCCTGGTCAACAGGACGAAGGCCCAGGTCATCAAGCAGGGCCCGGACGGGGTCGACCGGATGGCGTACGCGATCCTCTTCACCCTCATCCACGAGGGCCCGCAACGGGCCAGCTGGCTGGCCGAGTCGCTGCACTCCGAGATCTCCACGATCAGCAGGCAGTCGAGTTCGTTGGTCCAGCACGGGCTGCTCGAACGCCAATCCGATCCCCAGGACGGTCGGGCCTGCCTGCTGGCGCCCACCGCCGAAGGCCTCCGGGTGTTCGAGGAGAACCGCAAGCAGCGCAACCAGTGGCTGGCCGAGGTGCTCGACGACTGGTCGGACGACGACCGCCAGAACCTCAACCGGCTGTTCGGCAAGCTCAACGCAGGCATCGAGAAGAACTCCGCGCAGTTCGCCGACACCGCCGAGGTGTCGCAGGCCAGGGGGGCCTCCACATGA
- a CDS encoding NAD(P)/FAD-dependent oxidoreductase, whose amino-acid sequence MPARSTAIVGAGLSGLVCARILQRGGVPVTVYEADLSPDARQQGGSLDIHDDTGQIALVEAGLHEEFIARTHVGGEDMRLLDKTGRVHVDRREPAGGNGRPEIDRTDLRRLLVESLEPGTIAWGHKVVAARPAATGHELEFANGTVVHADLVVGADGAWSGVRSLLTPVKPAYTGITIVEIRLTDAAVKHPRALAVTGRGNLFALSDNRYIGGHGGDTIALGCGLRVPENWVADSGIDWDDPESARAGLLRQYPDWAPALTDLIRECDDTIRPRPIFALPTGLTWDRVPGVTLLGDAAHLMSPFAGEGANIALIDGADLARELLSGADVETALTRYEKTMFPRGAKSAAGSQKGLDMMFVDGMPLKMIMFFKAMAVAATVAKPFERVFASKKGK is encoded by the coding sequence ATGCCTGCACGCAGTACCGCCATAGTGGGCGCGGGCTTGAGCGGCCTCGTCTGCGCCCGGATCCTCCAGCGCGGCGGAGTGCCCGTCACCGTCTACGAGGCCGACCTGTCCCCGGACGCCCGCCAACAGGGGGGCTCGCTCGACATCCACGACGACACGGGGCAGATCGCGCTCGTGGAAGCCGGTCTGCACGAGGAGTTCATCGCCCGCACGCACGTCGGCGGCGAGGACATGCGCCTGCTCGACAAGACCGGGCGCGTCCACGTCGACCGGCGCGAACCGGCGGGTGGCAACGGCAGGCCGGAGATCGACCGGACCGACCTGCGGCGGCTGCTCGTCGAGTCGCTGGAGCCGGGCACGATCGCCTGGGGCCACAAGGTCGTCGCCGCGCGGCCCGCCGCCACCGGGCACGAACTGGAGTTCGCGAACGGCACGGTGGTCCACGCCGATCTCGTCGTGGGCGCGGACGGCGCGTGGTCGGGCGTCCGGTCGCTGCTCACCCCGGTCAAGCCCGCCTACACCGGGATCACCATCGTCGAGATCCGGTTGACCGACGCGGCGGTCAAGCACCCGCGAGCGCTCGCGGTCACCGGGAGGGGCAACCTCTTCGCGCTGTCGGACAACAGGTACATCGGCGGGCACGGCGGGGACACCATCGCGCTCGGGTGCGGCCTGCGCGTTCCCGAGAACTGGGTCGCCGACAGCGGGATCGACTGGGACGACCCGGAATCCGCCCGCGCCGGACTGCTGCGCCAGTACCCCGACTGGGCACCTGCCCTCACCGACCTGATCCGCGAGTGCGACGACACCATCCGGCCCCGGCCGATCTTCGCGCTGCCGACCGGCCTCACGTGGGACCGGGTCCCCGGTGTGACGTTGCTCGGCGACGCCGCGCACCTCATGTCGCCGTTCGCGGGCGAGGGCGCCAACATCGCGCTGATCGACGGCGCCGACCTCGCGCGGGAACTCCTCTCCGGTGCGGACGTCGAGACCGCGCTCACCCGCTACGAGAAGACGATGTTCCCGCGTGGAGCCAAATCCGCGGCGGGGTCGCAGAAGGGCCTCGACATGATGTTCGTCGACGGCATGCCCCTCAAGATGATCATGTTCTTCAAGGCCATGGCCGTCGCCGCGACCGTGGCGAAGCCGTTCGAGCGCGTTTTCGCGTCCAAGAAGGGGAAATGA
- a CDS encoding alpha/beta hydrolase has product MTNDSPAPPRLVPPVGGFQEIDGRRLFVHRSGSGGPAVVFLPGAGAVGLDYLGVQQGVSRFTTAVVYDRGGTGYSDPVALPRTAAAVAAELRELLRAQDVAGPYVLAAHSLGGFHAHRFAQLYPHDVAGLVWLDALHRDWDTFMPPALHLAETERTAPDLEQLVRTRPALRETYAELRADYPEHVRRALVDAKVSADWLRVGIAERTGLTGLAAELRTGPDIPDVPLIALTVVGADPAQQEMHEGRTRMDAALVSAVSRGEQRVLSDTLHHRLCFDRPDAVVQAIRDVVDLATGI; this is encoded by the coding sequence ATGACGAACGACAGCCCCGCCCCGCCCCGGCTCGTTCCGCCGGTCGGCGGGTTCCAGGAGATCGACGGCCGCCGCCTCTTCGTGCACCGGTCGGGCAGCGGTGGACCCGCGGTGGTGTTCCTGCCGGGTGCCGGTGCGGTGGGTCTGGACTACCTCGGTGTGCAGCAAGGGGTTTCGCGGTTCACCACCGCCGTGGTGTACGACCGCGGCGGCACGGGTTACAGCGATCCCGTCGCACTGCCGCGCACGGCCGCCGCGGTCGCGGCGGAACTGCGTGAACTGCTGCGCGCCCAGGACGTCGCAGGCCCGTACGTCCTGGCGGCGCACTCCCTCGGCGGCTTCCACGCGCACCGGTTCGCGCAGCTGTACCCGCACGACGTGGCCGGACTGGTCTGGCTGGACGCCCTCCACCGCGACTGGGACACGTTCATGCCACCCGCGCTGCACCTCGCCGAGACCGAACGGACAGCACCCGATCTCGAGCAACTGGTGCGGACGCGCCCGGCCCTGCGCGAGACGTACGCCGAGTTGCGCGCGGACTACCCGGAGCACGTGCGGCGAGCACTGGTCGACGCCAAGGTGAGCGCGGACTGGCTGCGCGTCGGCATCGCCGAGCGCACCGGGTTGACCGGACTCGCCGCGGAACTGCGGACCGGGCCGGACATCCCCGACGTCCCGCTGATCGCGCTCACCGTCGTGGGCGCCGATCCCGCCCAGCAGGAGATGCACGAGGGCAGGACCAGGATGGACGCGGCTTTGGTGAGCGCGGTCTCCCGCGGTGAGCAGCGCGTCCTCTCCGACACCCTCCACCACCGGCTCTGCTTCGACCGCCCCGACGCCGTGGTCCAGGCGATCCGCGACGTCGTCGACCTCGCGACCGGTATCTAG